The DNA window tagcAATAACTTCACTGTCACAACTCACCGTCCACGTttcaaattaagttaataaaatatttaaaataaaataaaataaaataaaataatggtaaAGTAACTTAATAAATGATCAAAATGctctagttttaaaataataataaaaaagatttcaCTTGTGTACAACACTACAACGTGCCACGTGGGAACAACTATTTGTCATTAATGACGGAGTACGTTTTATTTCGTTTTCCActaatatttaacaataaattaataaaaataaaaataaaaataaaaagataatggttaaattatcaaatttaatctcTTATTAAAGTAAATTGTAATTTTAGACTTATCTTTCAAATAGAATAAAGTTTCCACATGATACGATGTTCATAAGAATGAATTTTAGACTATTTTTCAAATGGAATTGTCAATTCATTTTTCGTTAAGGTTAGATTTgatgtttatgtttatttttttatattttttattttttatgatcattttttgtttatgtttttattattgattttaaatggttaattttgttgtatttttgatgtattttgtGATAATGTGAACActcgtttttttttaattttaattgtttttgttgttatgCTTGAAGAACTATGATTTATATCCTATtgtattgatttaaaaaaaatatttaatttaaaatatatagtattttagtattttgtttaatgaattgagtaatgtaataaataaaaaatgatgtgaaatatatatatatatatatatatatatatatatatatatatataaatatatatatatatatatatatatatatatatatatatatatatatatatatataatgatgcttaatttttaaagtgtccggattgtcgggtcgagagctttagttaatttggatatttatatgagagtaaatggatacttgggtcagattgtgggttgacccgctcataaacttaaaacggttaaaaataaatttaaaaatattatttgtaggtttcaaacttgcaacctaacataacaaatacaacatttaaccaaatgtgattgagatgtggtttttcgagggataatagaccgatatcatttgaaagtggttaaagaaatatgaatcaaatatttaattgaccaaagtgtgaggtcacgatgctaattaataaaaaaatatgaatcaaatatttgattgacaaagtgaaagtgtaaaatcacgaaatgagagattattcagaaaaaatatgtgatgaaacatgtgagaaaataagttgttttatcgaagtgaataaaatgtggaaggagagcgttatattttttattttaatcattttaaacattgaataaatattattataattttttaaattttttttatttttatccttatccgtGTGAATCATACAAAAATTTTCCTAGTAATAATGTTTTagtaatgtttaattaaattaaattaacgaACAATGGGAGATgaatttacataaatatatgatattggAGGTGAGTAATTAAACCGTACATAATATACCAATTCCAAAAATATTCTGACGTTATAACTTTGAATATATTGTTTTGATATAAAAACGATTTATTATGATATCATATATaaagtatatttaaattatggaATCAATCACAGACCTACCAActtaatctttaaataaaaacccTTTTTAAAATTGGTATTATTGTATATACAATCCGTGATATAAAGTTTTCATTGTGATGTAATATCTAGTATGGccaatttaaattctaaaattctaCTCAACTCGATTTATCTAAATTTGGGATCTTAACTCATCATCCGAGAAAAACACACttcatatttttacatttattatataaaatagtatacaaataaaaatgtttgGTAGTTTTTTTagctataatttttttcatgaaaaaaattattatgaaattttacaattataactcattttaattGTGACATTCATTTCTTGATGTTAAATCTAGAAAATCGTCTAAAACAATTGGAAACATATCAAATGATGTTAATGCtcatattaaaattacaaatacaaCTTAGATTATATTATGTAGGGTTTGGAATTGTTTAGgtaatacacaaaaataaataagtagatCAATTAAAGGCAATGAACGGATGATacttttaatgtttatatataaaatggctGAACTTCAAGTTTTTagtaagatatatataattagtaatCACATGTAAGGAATTTGGTGTCATTACTCATTAATTATATCGGAAATAAGGTGGTAACacataaataaacttaaaaaataaaacttatgaCTCCtattatatctttttaaatcTATCCAATGTTGCACGTCAtcctcaatatatattaaaatgctaatatatcattttcaaCACCATTAATGAcctcaaaaatataatatatatatatatatatactagtttattttttattataattgagaatgatatatataatatttaaaattattcgaagatctgaactgttatatcaattaaatttggaaaaaaatataaaaaaattcaattaaatgtttaaaagagttttgatataaaaaaatgatctaTGATAGATacattacttatttaaataatcgaaTCAATAgatgtttaatattaatttttattatattatttatttaaaacatgttaaatattgttaaaataaattaatgtatttCTATAATATAATTACAAAACCTAGAAGGTTAAGTTGGTagtaatttgataaaattaatatattcataagtTTGATATCCTATTTGTAACTACAGTTTATGgtaaaatatttacattaaatagcatacttggtcaaaatcgagagtttacgtaaaatctaGAATTACTTGTAattgtaagagtttaatttaaaaagtattagttatacattattattattttcatatataattaattatattatatttaaccaattttaaaattttatttatttaaatataattttaataaaaaaaataataatgaataaataaccctataaaaaattatatttataaaattaattatattaattaatttatttaaataaataataatttttttaatttataaatataaatttatttattttaatgtaaaatcgtataaaatcgtaaaatcgaaattatttataaactcgtaaaatcttattatcgtaaatttaaaatcgtaaaaatttacttatttaagAATTACTTAAAATCAAACTCGATTTTAAAAGTCACAACTTGATTCGtcaaactaaattatcaaattgaCTCTATATCTGTTACTTTAATTCGTCACAGATAACTTTAATCAGAaattaatgaaacaaaaaatcTAAACTTATGAAACTTAGCCACCAgcttgatattattaaataacagTCACATTTACAAAACATTATAGATCCAAGTGGAGAAAAAACATAACTCTTCTTCTATTATCAAAACATCTCAAACTCACCAACCGCCCCCTTAATCTCGCAAAACTCGGGCACCTTTGGTGGAACCGTGCATCTTACCAAAGCCCAATTCAAACCATCGAAAAACGGATGCTGTTTTATCTCCGCCGCCCCTCGAACCGATCCCAACCGATTCTCCGGTTCCTTAACCAAAAGCCCTCTAATCAAATCCCTCGCCTCAAAACTAACCAAAGGACTTTCAGGAAACTTAAGCCCCTCCAATACAACATTCGCTAACGTCTCTTCGTTCCCCAAACCTTTAAAAGGCGTTTTCCCATACAAAAGCTCGTAAAGAAACACACCGAATGTCCACCAATCGACTGCGCTTCCGTGTCCCTCTCCTTTGATGATCTCTGGTGCTAGATACTCGTGGGTACCCACAAAGGAATTCGAACGAGCTCCGGTTGGCTCAGCTACTAGCTGTGGCAGCGTTCTGAATCTTCTGATGAGGTTTTTATTCGTTGGATCGTTTTTTGTCTTTCTCGGTTTTGGTGGTAATCTAGGACTGAAACAAGAAACTCGACAAGACGGGTCAGAACAAAACGGATCAATGCAGTTGGATCCTGAACATGGACCCGACATTTTTGGTGGTTCCATGATGAGTGGTGATGATTTTACAAGAATTGGATTCACGTCGCATCTAAGCGAAAGATCGAAGTCTGTGAGCATTATATGACCATCTTCACGAACCATTATGTTTTCGGGTTTTAGATCTCTGTAGATAACTCCAAGCATATGTAAATATTCCAATGCAAGTAGGACTTCAGCTACATAAAACCtgcaaatattttaacaaaattaatatacacagaaaataaaaaaacaactcTGTTATAAATATTAAGTGTATACTTTCATTTGAATCTTTTATCACATCACTATACAATATACTTATTATAGCTTATTTGATCTTGagttatttcaaaaaaatccttTTTAATCACTTAGCTTTTCAACCATCAATTCTTTTAATTCATCAACTAATATACTAACAAAATGATATGTTAGTAAATTAActcaaataatctaaaaaactCGACCTTTTAATCCATCACgattttgatttcataacctagattttttcaaataacctaaccgaacaagattatttgaaaataacccgAATCTGAACAAGGGCAACAAATTCAGCATACAACAAAGTAAAGTAGTGGAGTTGAGATCTTATACCTTGCAGCTTGTTCAGTAAAAATTCGACCAGCCTGCTGTTGTCTCAAGACATGAAGATCGCCGCCAGGACAATACTCCATAACAAGGCACGATAAATTATCCGACGTAAACTGACCATATAAAGTGGGAAGAAAAGGATGATCCAGCATCCTAAGTATGTCTCTCTCAGTTTGAGCCCTGGCCATCTTGTTTCTCATAGCCAAGAAGTCGTTATCCATGACCTTTATCGCGAACAAGCAATTCGTTCCAATTAATTCAGCAAGATATACCGTGCCAATATCACCAGAACCAAGTTTCTTTAGAAGACCAAAATGAGCCAATCCGAGGACTCCATGCTGTTTTTTCGCCTTTTGGATTGATTCCCATTTGGAGTCTTTCGACATGTGAGGCCTATTCCTGCAGATTGATTCGCTTAGATTACTCTCTTCACTGTTGCTAGTAGTAGTGCTGTAATCACCTAAGCTACTATTTGAACTTTGTGAGAAATCGCCTTTTTTCACAATTCTTGATTTCTCTACTTTTCCTACGAGATTTCTGGAATCTGTAGTTGTGTTTGTCAATGTACAATGACATCTCTGGCATAGCGATTGAGCACTTTTATTTTCCATGGCAATAGGACTTTCGATATTGGCATTAGGAACTGAAACCGGATTGGAATTCTTCTTGACGATAGGCTTGTTTCTAACAACTGGTTTGACTGTAGGAGAGACCTTTCTCGATGATTTACCACCTCTAATAATACTAGACGAGTTCTTCGCTCCAATCTGCAGCCTTCCCTTTCGTTTTGACTTTGGTGCTACTCTTTTCTGTTCTAATCTAGCATCACAAGAAGGATCAGCCTTCTCGGTTTTATTCAACATTGACTTCATCCCCTTTCCACTCTTTTCCAAAGAGAATTTAGAATCCAATCGAGTTTTATCAGAGCTATGGAAAGACATTGAAGAAGGAAGAACCAAATCATGCTTCTCCTTTACCAACAATGTATTATTGGATGAAGTCCCTATAGATTTAATCAAAGGCGGCGAAGATATTTCTTCATCTTCCAATGTTTTTGTCGAACCACTCGATTCACCAGCTTCAATTACAACCGATTTATACAAGCTTGTGATAGTACCAGCTTCGGATATTCGAGGAGAGCTAATTGGATTCGTAAGACGCTTAATCGCAGCCAATTCTGATGCTTGAGAAATACATTGTCTCCTTAACGCTTGTTTCAAAGACACTGGTTCAGAAAATCCAATTCTCGGTGAAGAAGGAGCACCGAACTGAATCGGTTTCTTCGACTCATT is part of the Impatiens glandulifera chromosome 1, dImpGla2.1, whole genome shotgun sequence genome and encodes:
- the LOC124920184 gene encoding serine/threonine-protein kinase D6PKL1-like — encoded protein: MSSFSRTSEIVEVKDDVQNSKKMNRNAVRDKEQRRQVMKLGYNNPLDDDINKLFEGISLKISSKNHNVSNQIPSNESKKPIQFGAPSSPRIGFSEPVSLKQALRRQCISQASELAAIKRLTNPISSPRISEAGTITSLYKSVVIEAGESSGSTKTLEDEEISSPPLIKSIGTSSNNTLLVKEKHDLVLPSSMSFHSSDKTRLDSKFSLEKSGKGMKSMLNKTEKADPSCDARLEQKRVAPKSKRKGRLQIGAKNSSSIIRGGKSSRKVSPTVKPVVRNKPIVKKNSNPVSVPNANIESPIAMENKSAQSLCQRCHCTLTNTTTDSRNLVGKVEKSRIVKKGDFSQSSNSSLGDYSTTTSNSEESNLSESICRNRPHMSKDSKWESIQKAKKQHGVLGLAHFGLLKKLGSGDIGTVYLAELIGTNCLFAIKVMDNDFLAMRNKMARAQTERDILRMLDHPFLPTLYGQFTSDNLSCLVMEYCPGGDLHVLRQQQAGRIFTEQAARFYVAEVLLALEYLHMLGVIYRDLKPENIMVREDGHIMLTDFDLSLRCDVNPILVKSSPLIMEPPKMSGPCSGSNCIDPFCSDPSCRVSCFSPRLPPKPRKTKNDPTNKNLIRRFRTLPQLVAEPTGARSNSFVGTHEYLAPEIIKGEGHGSAVDWWTFGVFLYELLYGKTPFKGLGNEETLANVVLEGLKFPESPLVSFEARDLIRGLLVKEPENRLGSVRGAAEIKQHPFFDGLNWALVRCTVPPKVPEFCEIKGAVGEFEMF